The DNA sequence AGATTATAATTTTAATTACTTCTATTCTAATAATTTTATTCGCAAAAAATTCAGCGGAAATAAAAAATGTATCAGAGCGTTCCGGCGAATTTTATACTTTAATTTTCGGAATGATTTTGGGAATGCTTTTTATGGTTTCCGCTTCTGATTTGATAATGATTTATTTATCCGTAGAATTACTTTCACTTTCCTCTTACGTTTTAGCCGGATTTACAAAATTAAGAGATAGAGATACTGAGGCTTCGTTAAAATATTTAGTTTACGGCGCTGCTTCATCGGGAATTATGCTTTTCGGAATTTCAATAATTTATGGCTTAACTGGTAATACAAATTTATTTGTAATTAATGATGTTTTTAAATCGACAAGTCTAAATCTATTAGCATATTCCTTTTCAATAATTTTATTTTTTACCGGAATTGGATTTAAAATTTCAGCAGTTCCATTTCATTTCTGGACTCCGGATGTTTATGAAGGTGCTCCAATTTCTGTTACTGCATTTTTATCTGTCGCAAGTAAAGCCGCCGGTTTTGCTCTTCTAATCCGATTTATTAAAACAACATTTTTGTTGAAAGAAGTTAGCGGAAGCTGGATTCTTTTAGAAGGATTTGACTGGCAAAGTTTTATTATAGTTATTTCGATTTTAACAATGACACTTGGAAATTTTGCTGCATTGTGGCAAGATAATGTTAAAAGAATGCTTGCATATTCAAGTATTGCACACGCGGGATATATGCTTTTGGGAATTGCTGTTTTAAGCGATCAAGGTTTATTAGCGGTAATGATTTATTTCTTAGTTTATTTACTTATGAATATTGGCGCTTTCTATATTGTTATGATTATTGCTAATCAAATAAATTCCGAAAATTTAAATGATTATAATAAACTTGGATATGCTTCCCCATTTCTCGGCGTTTCACTTACAGTATTTTTAATTTCTTTAACCGGTTTACCGCCAACAGCCGGATTTATTTCAAAACTTTATATTTTCATTTCTTTAATTGATGCAAAAATGATTTTTGTTGCAGTTGTTGCAGTTTTAAACAGTGTTGTTTCACTATATTATTATATCAGAATTCTCAAACACATGTTTATTAGCGAAGCTGAGCAAGAAGTTCCGCAATTAAAACTTTCGGCTAACGAAATTGTTTTCATTCTTATTTTGTTAATTCCAACGTTACTTTTTGGAATTTACT is a window from the Ignavibacteriota bacterium genome containing:
- a CDS encoding NADH-quinone oxidoreductase subunit N, whose product is MFENLLTDISLIIPEVIISGTLLLLVLVDLIYNKDKSIIPFIGLIGLFIALYFAINGLSINSTAFVVSSTNNDYGLLTIDSFGSYFKIIILITSILIILFAKNSAEIKNVSERSGEFYTLIFGMILGMLFMVSASDLIMIYLSVELLSLSSYVLAGFTKLRDRDTEASLKYLVYGAASSGIMLFGISIIYGLTGNTNLFVINDVFKSTSLNLLAYSFSIILFFTGIGFKISAVPFHFWTPDVYEGAPISVTAFLSVASKAAGFALLIRFIKTTFLLKEVSGSWILLEGFDWQSFIIVISILTMTLGNFAALWQDNVKRMLAYSSIAHAGYMLLGIAVLSDQGLLAVMIYFLVYLLMNIGAFYIVMIIANQINSENLNDYNKLGYASPFLGVSLTVFLISLTGLPPTAGFISKLYIFISLIDAKMIFVAVVAVLNSVVSLYYYIRILKHMFISEAEQEVPQLKLSANEIVFILILLIPTLLFGIYFSPLVDFAQNCLAILIN